The DNA window GTGGCCGGAGGATCTGGCACTACTGCGCCGGCTCGGCGTGGACGCGTACCGGTTCTCGGTGGCCTGGCCCCAGGTGATGCCCGACGGCGTCGGCCGGGTCAACCCCGCCGGGCTGGACTTCTACGACCGGCTCGTGGACACGCTGCTCGCCGACGGCATCCGGCCGTTCGTCACGCTCTACCACTGGGACCTGCCGCAGGCGTTGCAGGACCGGGGTGGCTGGCCGCAGCGCTCCACGGCAGAGGCGTTCGCCGACTACGCGGCCGTGGTCGCCGCCCGCCTCGGTGACCGGGTGACCGACTGGAACACCGTCAACGAGCCACTCTGCGTGTCCTGGATCGGGCACCTGGAGGGGCGGATGGCTCCCGGCGAGCGGGACCTGACCCGCGCGGTGCACACCTCGCACCACGTGCTGCTCGGGCCCGGCCTGGCCACCCAGGCGGTCCGGGCCAACGCCGCCCGACCGGCCTCGGTGGGGCTGGTGCTCAACCTCAGCCCGATCGAGCCGGCGACCGATCGGCCCGAGGACGTCGCGGCGGCCCGGCGGGCGGACGGACACGTCAACCGCTGGTGGCTGGACCCGGTGCACGGGCGCGGCTACCCCGCCGACATGGTCGCCACCTACGGTGTCGAGCCGCCGGTGCGCGGCGACGACCTGGCGGTGATCGCCACGCCCACCGATTTCCTAGGGGTGAACTACTACTTCCGGCAACTCGTGGTCGACGACCCGGCCGGGCCGCCGCCGTACGCCCGGCAGGTGCCGGTGCCCGGTTCGGTGGAGACCGCGATGGGCTGGGAGATGTACCCGGCGGGGCTGGAGCGGCTGCTGGTCGAGGTGAGCGAGGGGTACCGGCCGGGCCGGATCATCGTCACCGAGAGCGGCTCGGCGTGGCCGGACGAGGTCACCGCGGACGGCACGGTGGAGGACAAGGAGCGCACCGACCACCTGGAGCAGCACCTGGCGGCCTGCGCGTCGGCGGTGGCCGGGGGGTGCCGCTGGACGGCTACTTCGTCTGGTCGCTGCTGGACAACTTCGAGTGGGCGTACGGCTATGACAAGCGTTTCGGGTTGGTGCACGTGGACTACGCCACCCAGCGCCGGACGGTGAAGGCGAGTGGCCTGCGCTACGCCGAGCTGATCCGCGCCCACCAGCGCCTCGCCGGCACGACCGGGACCGCCGCGCCGGTGGCCTGAACGGGGGTGGGCGAGACCGAGGCACCCTGGGCGCCGCGCCGATCGGCGCCCAGGGTGCCGTGGTCTCGTCCGGCGCTCAGTCCAGGACGCGACGGGCCAGCGACGGCGGCGGCCGGCCGGCGAGCAGCCATCCGGCGCCGGTGGCGACCAACAGCAGTCCGCTGACGATCGCCACGAGGTGCGCGACGGGCACGGCGCCGAGCGGGTCGAGGTCACGGTGCAGGGCGGCGGCCAACGCCAGGTACGCGCCGGCCACACCCAGCACGGCACCGAGCAGGGCGAGGGCACCGGCGGTGGTGGCGGTGAGGGTCCGCCGTACCCGCCTCGACGCACCGGTCGCGGTCAGGGTGCGCAGGTCCGCTGCCGCCTCGCCCCGGATGAGCCCGACGGTTGTCGCGAGCACCCCGAGCGCGAGCAGCACGCCGGCGACGGTCGCGCCGGTCCGCAGCGCGGTCAGCGACCCCTGTTCCCGGCGTGCCTCGATGGTGAGCCCGGCGGCGGCGGCCAGCTCCTGGGCCGTGGCCAGCTGCGCGCTGGTGAGGGGGTGGTCGGCCGTGAGGAACCACCCGACCCGGGCCGGCTGCCAGCCGTGCCGGTCGAGCGCGGCGGGAGTGATCAGCGAGTCGGGCAGCCCGGTGTAGCCGGACCGGGCCAGGGTGCGCACGGTGGGCCGAACGCCCCGGGCCGGGATGTTCATCAGCGCCAGCTCACCGGTGCGGGTGGTGAGCACATCGGTGTCGGCGTCGACCGCCATTCCGGCCGCCCCGTTCAGCCGGAGCAGCTCGGGACTGACCACGTAGAGCGGATGCGAGGTCGTCGACTCGCCGGCTGCGCGCGGAACGCCGATCTCGACGGCCGGGTGGCCGGTCGGTCCCCCCTCCCGACCCGGGTCGGTGTGCGAGGCCACCACCGCCATGTCGAGCGGAATGACGATCGCCCCGCCAACGCTGGCCGCGATGGTGTCGGTCCGGGCATGGAGAGCGGCGATCTCGGCGGCCGTGCGCTCCGGAATCACCGGGTCCGGCTGGCCGATCCGGACCAGCAGCTGGCTGTCCGCCAGGTTGCCCAGCCCGGCCGCCTCCCGGCTGCGGTACTCCGCCGCGGCGGAGCCCACCACGATCGCCGCCGACAGGCCCACCGCGAGACTGATCGCGGCGAGCGCCGCACCAGCCCGAACGCGATACCGGGCCAGGTCGGCCAGCGCGAGCCGAACGGCCACCGGAAGGCCGCCCCGGGCCGCCGCCAGCGCCGGGATGGTGAGCGGGCTGGCGAGCAGCACGCCGAGCACGGTGCCGACGCTGCCCACGACGATGAGCAGCGGGTTCGACCCGTCGGAGAGCACCAGGGCGGTGAGGCCGGCGGCGAGCAGCGCGGCCGCGGCCACGGCGGTCCGCCGCGCCGCCGGCGGGGCCGGTGGCCGTGCCGACAGCGCGCTCATGATCGGGGTACGCGCCACCGCGCGGGCCGGCCACCAGGCGGCGGCGGTCGCGGTGACCACGGCCAGCAGCATGCCCACGCCGATGGTGAGCCAGGGCAGGTCGAAGCGGCCGATGCGGTGCCCGGCCGCGGTCTCGACGAAACCGGCGGTGACCAGCCAGGCGGCGACCCCGACGGCGGTGCCGCAGACCGCGGCGACCACCCCGACAGCCGCGCCGTTGACCAGCAGCACCAGCCGCAGGTGTCGGCGGGTGGCGCCCATCGCCGCCAGCATGCCGAGCTGACGCAGCCGGCGCTGGGCCAGCACCACGAACCCGGCGGCGGCCACGAGCGACACGAGCAGCAGGCCGACGGTGGCCAGCGCCAGCGCGGCGAGGGTGAGCGTGGTGCGCTCGGCCACCGGCCGGGACTCGCGCACCAGCGGGCCGTCGACGGTCCGGCGGAAGGCCTCCATGGTGTCGTGGTCGCCGGCCACCAGCACCGTCACCGACTGCGGCCGGTTGGCGTGCGCCGGGTCGGTGAGGGCGAACTCGTCGTGCAGATCCGCCGGGTTTTCCACCACGCCGACGATCAGGCGGTCGGCGTCACCGAACGGGACCCGGGCGCCGAGCCCGGCACGCAGGGCTCGCGCCACCCCGTCGGTCACCGCCAGCTCGGCGGGCCCGGTCGGGTAGCGGCCCTGCCGCAGGTCGAGCATCGGGCCGCCGTACGCGCCGGCGGGGTCCTGGGCCCGGACGTCCACCGGGTCGAACAATCCCGGCACCGGCACGCGCCGGTGACCGATCACGTCGATCGTGCCGAACCACTCCCGGGCCGCGGTGACCCGGGTGTCCAGCGCGGCGGGGTCGTCGCCGGGGATCCGGATGAGCTGGTCGGCGCGGCCGAACGTGGCATCGCTCGATGGGGGGAGGTTCCACGTCGCCGCCAGACCGAAGGTGGCACCGGTGACCGCGACGGTGAGCAGCGCGATGGCCAGCAGTTGCTGCCGCCACTCGCGGCGGAACAGTCGTACCGCCCAGCGGATCACCGCGCGGCGGGCCGCAAGCCCGCCGCCCGTGGGCCGGGCGGCCGTCCGGCTCGGATTCGCGGTGGCGGTCACAGCGCCGGGTCCGGGGCGAGCAGAGCGTCCGGGCCGGCCGACGGCGCGGTCTGGTCGACGACCCGGCCGTCCCGTATGAAGATCACCCGATCGGCCCAGGAGGCGAGCTGGGCGTCGTGGGTGACCATCACTCCCGCGATGCCGCGCTTGCAGGCCGAGCGGAGCATCCGCAGGACGGCTTCGCCGTTGGCCGCGTCGAGGGCGCCGGTGGGCTCGTCGGCGAGCAGCAGCCGCCGGTCCCCCACCACGGCGCGGGCGATGGCGACCCGTTGGCGCTCGCCCCCGGAGAGGTCGTCGGGGAAGTGGCCGGCGCGGTCGGTCAACCCCAGCTCGTCGAGCACCCGCAGGGCGGCGGCTCGCGCCGGACGCGCGGCCATGCCGTCCAGCTCCAGGGGCAGGGCCACGTTCTCGGCGGCGGAGAGGCCGGCGAGCAGGTTCAGATCCTGGAAGACGAAGCCGAGCGACCGGCGACGCAGCCGGGCGGTGGCGTCGGCGGAGAGCGTGGCGAGCTCGGACCCGCACACCGTGACCTGGCCGTCGGTGGGCTCCTCCAGGGTGCCCGCGATGGTCAGCAGGGTGCTCTTGCCCGAGCCGCTGGGGCCCATCACGGCGACCAGTTCACCGGCGACCACGTCGAGGTCGACCCCGCGCAGGGCGTGTACGGCGGCGGCTCCGGCGCCGTACACCTTGGACACCTGTCGCAGGGTCAGCACGACGCTCATCGCCGGGCTCCGGACGTCTTGTCGCGGTCCGCCCGCGTCGTACGCCCGGCGGGGGCGTCGGCGGCGGGCGGCGCGCTGGCGGCGTCGGCGGGCGGCGTCGGGCGGGTGCGCAGGCGGGCGTCCGCGGCGTCGAGCCAGCGGACGACCGCTTCCAGCCGGAACAGCTCGGCGTCGACGACGAGGCCGAGGCCGACGTCCTCCGGTGCCGCATCGGCCTTGAGGTGCGTGTAGTGCTGCATCTCCTCGACGATCCGCCGCCGGTGGGCCTGGAGGATCTCGGTCACGTCCACCTGCGGCAGCCGCATCGCCACCTGCACCTTCATGACGAGCTCGTCCCGGGGCGGCGGCCCGGCCTGCGGCGGCGTACGCAGCCAGCCGTACAGCTCACGCTCGCCGTCGGCGGTGAGCCGGTAGCGCTTCTGGGCGCCGTCGCGACCGGCGTCGTCGGACTGGACGTGCCCCTCGCGCTCCAGGCGTTGCAGCGTGGTGTAGACCTGCCCGACGTTGAGCGGCCAGACCTCGCCGGTGCGCGCCTCGAACTCCTGGCGGAGTTGGAGACCGTACTTCGGTGCCTCGGTGAGCAGCGCCAGCATGGCGTGACGGATGCTCACGACCCATCACTTACGGTTAACATACTCGGTATAATACACAGTATTCTCGGATTGGTGCCTCCGCCCGACCACCGGACCGCGGAGATCCAGGGCCCCCGTCCCGTTCGGACAAAGCGCCACTCACACCCGCCCTGGCGGTTAGCCTGCGGCAATGGCCGCAGCAGCCGACGAGGTCGAGCAGCCCGACGCCGGGCTACGCATGTCCGAGACGGACCGGTTGACCGCGTTCAGCGACGGCGTCTTCGCCATCGTCATCACACTGCTGGTCATCGAGCTGCGGGTGCCGGAGTACCACAAGGGTGAGTTGCTGACCGGGCTGCTCGACGAAGGAGCGTCCTACCTGGCCTTCGTGGTGTCCTTCGTCTACGTCGGAGTGCTCTGGCTCAACCACCACGCGCTGGTCCGGCTGATCCGCGCCACCACCCTCGCGCTGAGCTGGATCAACCTCGGCATCCTCTTCGGCGCGGTGATCATCCCGTTCCCCACGGCCGTGCTGGCGTCCGCGCTCACCCACGGCGACACCGCCGACCGCCGCGCCGCCGTCGCCCTGTACGCGCTGGCCGCCGCGCTGATGTCGGCCCCCTGGCTGGTGTTCTTCGGCTACCTGCGCCGCCACCCGGCGCTGCTCCGGCGCGGGGTCAGTCCCGATTACGTGCGGGCGCAGCGACTGCGACCGGTCACCGGCCTGGTCCTCTACGGGCTCAGCGGCCTGCTCGGCTGGTTCGTCAATCCGATGCTGGGCCTGATCGGCGTCATCGTCATGATCATGTATCACGCGTTCACCAGTGAAGGGCTGCGCCGCCGGGCCGCACATCGCTGACCCTTCGACTCCGGCCTCCGCGCGGTCGCTCACGCGCCGGGCAGGTCCGCCGGGGTGTCCACGTCGACCGGTGAGCCGGCGTCGTCGCAGGGCACCTCGACCACCAGGTCCGGGCGGGCCCGCAGCAGGTCGCGCGCGCCCCGGTCGCCGACTGCGTACCCCTCTAGCAGCGGCCAGGTCGACCGGCCCAGCAGCACCGGATGCCCGGGCCGGCCGGCGTAGGTGGCGACCGCCACGGCGGCGCCGTCGGCGTGCGCCCGAAGTACCCGGCGGACCGCGACCGGGCTGATCAGCGGCTGGTCGACGAGAATCACCACGACCGCCGGCGCGTCGACCGGCAGCGAGGCGAGGCCCCGGCGCAGCGAGGAGCCCAACCCCTCCTGCCAGCGGTCGTGGCGCACCGGCACCGCGCCGGGCAGCGCCGGCAGCTCGTCCGCGCCCGCGCCGAGCACCACGTGCACCGGTGCGCAGCCCCCGTCCCGCAGCAGCCGGATCCCGCGCCGCACCAGCGGCTCCCCGGCCAGCTCGACCAGCGCCTTGGGCCGGCCGTAGCGCCGTCCGGCGCCGGCAGCCAGCAGCAGCCCGGCGATCACTGGCAGTTGTCCCACCTTCCGTGCGAGGGTCCATGGGTTGTTCGCCCGTATATGTACCAGTAAAGCTAGTCTGAGTCGGTGCGGGGCGGACCGGAGAGCGAGACGACCACCGACGAGCGGCACTCGTCCCAGGTGGCGTTCGACGTCAACGACGCTCGGCGCGAGCTGACCCTGGACAACCGCACCACCCTGCTGGACGCGCTGCGCGAACGGCTCGGCCTGACCGGGGCGAAGAAGGGCTGCGACCACGGCCAGTGCGGCTCGTGCACGGTGCTGCTCGACGGCCGCCGGGTGAAGAGCTGCCTGGTCTTCGCGGTCACCCTGGACGGCCGGTCGGTGGTCACCGTGGAGGGGCTGGCCGGGCCGGACGAGCTGTCCCCGCTCCAGGCCGCCTTCGTCGCGCACGACGCTTTCCAGTGCGGCTACTGCACCCCCGGACAGCTCTGCTCCGCCCGCGGCATGCTCGACGAGGTCGCCCGGGGCTGGCCCAGCGCCGTCACCGACGATCTCACCGCACCGGCCGAGCTGACCGACGCGGAGATCCGCGAACGGATGGCGGGCAACCTGTGCCGCTGCGCCGCGTACCCGCACATCGTCGCGGCCGTCCGCGAGACGGCGGCGGCGCGGTGAGACCGTTCCGCTACCACCGGCCGGCCGGCGTGACCGACGCGGTCGCCGTGCTGGCCGCCGAGCCGCAGGCGGCGTACCTGGCCGGCGGGACCAACCTGGTCGACCTGATGAAGCTCGGAGTGCAGCGGCCCGACCTGCTGGTGGACGTGACCCGGCTGCCGCTGGACGCCGTCGAGGAGCTGCCCGACGGCGGGCTGCGGATCGGCGCGACGGTCCGCAACAGCGACCTGGCCGCCCACCCGGTGGTCCGGCGCGACTACCCGGTGCTGGCCCGCGCCCTGCTCGCCGCCGCCTCCGGACAGCTGCGCAACCTGGCCACCACCGGCGGCAACCTGTTGCAGCGCACCCGCTGCGTCTACTTTCAGGACACCGGCAAGGCCTGCAACAAGCGCGAGCCGGGCAGCGGCTGCGCCGCCCGGCACGGCCAGAACCGCGACCTGGCCGTGCTGGACTGGTCCGACCTCTGTGTGGCGACCCACCCGTCGGACCTGGCGGTCGCGCTCGCCGCGCTGGACGCCGTGGTGGAGGTGCACGAGCCTGACGGTCCCCGGGACGTTCCGTTGGCGGCGCTGCACCGCTCACCCGGCGAGCACCCCGAACGGGAGACCACCCTGGCCCGGGGAGCGCTGATCACCGCCGTCCGGCTACCGCACCTGCCGGCCGCGCGCCGCTCGGCGTACCTCAAGGTGCGCGACCGGGCGTCGTTCGCCTTCGCCGTCGGCTCGGTGGCCGCGGTGCTGGACCTCGACGGCGACGTGGTCCGCGACGTCCGGCTGGCGTACGGGGCGGTGGCGCACCGGCCGTGGCGGGCGTACCGGGCCGAGGAGGAGCTGCGCGGGCGGCCGTTCAGCCCGGAGCTGGCCGCGCGGGCCGCCGACGCCGAGCTGGCCGAGGCCCGCCCGTTACGGCACAACGGCTTCAAGCTGCCGCTGACCCGGGCGATCACGGTGCGGGCCCTGACCGAACTGGCCGAGGGGACCCCCGCACCATGACCACCGGCGCGGTGGGCCGGGCGTACTCCCGGTTGGAGGGCCGGGAGAAGGTCACCGGCACGGCACGGTACGCGGTGGAGTACCCGGTGGACGGGGTCACCTACGGCTGGGCGGTGCCGGCGGCGGTGGTCCGGGGACGGATCACCCGGGTCGACGCGGCGCCGGCGCTCGCGCTGCCCGGCGTGCTCGCCGTGGTGCACCACGGCAACGCCCCCCGACTCGCACCCGGGCCGGAGCGGGACCTGTGGCTGTTGCAGGAGCCCGCGGTGCACTACCGGGGGCAGCTGATCGCGGTGGTGGTGGCCACCAGCCTGGAAGCGGCCCGGGAGGGCGCCCGGCTGGTACGGATCGACTACGACGCCGGGCCGCACAGCACGGTCCTCACCGCCGAGCACCCCGGCCTGTACCGGCCGGACCAGGTCAACCCCAGCTACCCGACGGACACGGCGGAGGGCGACTTCGACGCCGGGTACGCGGCCGCGCCGGTACGGATGGACGCCACGTACCGGACGCCGGCCTACCACAACAACCCGATGGAGCCGCACGCCACCACCGCCCAGTGGCGCGACGGGCGGCTCCTGGTGCACGACTCCAACCAGGGCGCCGCGCCGGTGCAGGCCGCCCTGGCCGAGCTGTTCGAACTGCCCCGGGAGTCCGTCCGGGTGATCACCGAGCACGTCGGCGGCGGCTTCGGCGGCAAGGGGTACGCGAAGGCCGCCGTGGTGCTGGCCGCGCTGGCGGCCCGGCAGGTGGACCGGCCGGTCCGGTTGGCGCTGACCCGGCAGCAGGTGTTCGGGCCGGTCGGCTACCGCACCCCCACCATCCAGCGGGTCCGGCTCGCCGCCGACACCGACGGGCGGATCACCGCGATCTGCCACGACGCGATCAGCCAGACGTCGACACTCCGGGAGTTCGCCGAGCAGACGGCGGTCTACACCCGCAGCATGTACGCCGCGCCGCACCGACGCACCACGCACCGGCTGGTCCGCCTCGACGTGCCCACACCGTTCTGGATGCGCGCCCCGGGCGAGTGCCCCGGCGCGTACGCGCTGGAGTCGGCGATGGACGAGCTGGCCACCGCGGTCGGCATCGACCCGGTGGAGCTGCGGATCCGCAACGACCCGGCGGTCGACCCCGAGCTGGGGCGGGCCTTCACCAGCCGCAACCTGGTCGCCTGCCTGCGCGAAGGCGCCCGCCGGTTCGGCTGGGCCGAGCGGGACCCCGCACCCCGGGCCCGGCGCGACGGGCGCTGGCTGGTCGGCACCGGGGTGGCCGGCGCGAGCTACCCGGCCCGGGCGCGCGCCGCCGCCGCGACGGCCACCGCGCGCCCCGACGGCGGTTTCCTGGTCCGGATCGACGCCACCGACATCGGCACCGGGGCCCGGACCGCGCTCTGGCAGGTGGCGGCCGATGCGCTAGGGGTGCCGCCGGATCGGGTGGACATCCAGATCGGCGACAGCGACCTGCCGCCGGCCGGGGTGGCCGGCGGCTCGATGGGCACCGCCTCCTGGACCTGGGCGGTGATCCGGGCGTGCGAGGCGTTGCGGGAGAAGCTTCGGCACACCCCCGGCGGGGGGCCGTCCGACGGCGAGGTGACCGCCGAGGTGAGCACCGCCGACGAGGTACGCGAGCAGCCCGCGCTGCCCCGGTACGCGTACGGGGCGCACTTCGTCGAGGTCCGGGTGGACGCGGACACCGGCGAGGTGCGGGTGAACCGGATGCTCGGGGTGTTCGCCGCCGGGCGGGTGGTGAACCCGACGACCGCGCGCAGCCAGCTCATCGGCGGCATGACGATGGGCCTGTCGATGGCGATGCACGAGGAGGGCGTGCTCGACGAGCGGTACGGCGACTGGGTCAACCACGACCTGGCCACCTACCACATCACGGGGTGCGCGGACGTGGAGCGGATCGAGGCGCACTGGCTGGACGAGCAGGACGGCGAGCTGAATCCCGCCGGGGTGAAGGGCATCGGCGAGATCGGCATCGTCGGCTCTGCGGCGGCGATCACCAACGCGGTGCACCACGCCACCGGCGTACGCATCCGCGACCTGCCGATCCGGCTCGACAAGCTGATCGGGCTATCACCCTTGGCTTAAATAAGCCGATGCTGATATAAAGGTCGTCGTGCACGCCTTCGACGTGCTGGGCGATCCGGTCCGGCGCCGCATCCTGGAGCTGCTCGCCGACGGCGAGCAGACCGCCGGCGCGGTCAGCGCGGTAATCCGCGAGGAGTTCGGCATCTCTCAGCCCGCCGTGTCCCAGCACCTCAAGGTGTTGCGGGACAACGGCTTCGCCACCGTGCGGCCGGAGGGCGCCCGGCGGCTCTACGCGGTCGACCCGCGCCCACTGCGCGAGGTGGACGGCTGGCTGGAGCACTTCCGCCGGTTCTGGACCCCGCCCCTGGCGGCACTCGCCACCGAGCTGGCCCGGGGCCGACGCGAACGTCGGCTGCACGGGCCCGCCGACCCACCCGAGGAGAGGAACCCACAATGATCGACGCGATCGAGCAGATCAATGCCGTCCAGCGCCACGTCGGCAGCCGCACCCTGGAGGCCGGGGAGGCCCGGGTGAGCACGCTCAGCCAGACGTACGACGCGACGATCGAGGATCTCTGGGACGCCTGCACCAACGCCGAGCGCATCCCACGCTGGTTCCTGCCGATCTCCGGAGACCTGCGGCTGCACGGCCGGTACCAGCTCGAGGGCAACGCGAGCGGCACCATCGAGAGCTGCGATCCGCCGCACCGCTTCACCGCCACCTGGGAGTTCGCCGGCGAGGTGAGCTGGATCGAGGTCCGGCTCACCCCGGTCGACAACGAGCGGACCCGCTTCGAACTGGACCACATCGCGCACGTCGACCAGGACCGGTGGGCCCAGTTCGGGCCGGGCGCCGTCGGCGTCGGCTGGGACCTGGGCCTGCTCGGTCTCGCCTCGTACCTCGCCGGCGACGGCAGCGGGGTCTCGCCGGAGCAGAGCGTCGAATGGAGCGCCTCCGACGAGGGCCGGCGGTTCACGGAGCTGAGCAGCGAGCTGTGGGGACAGGCGAGCATCGCCGCCGGCACCGACGCCGACGAGGCGAAGGCCGCCGCCGAGCGCACCACCGCCTTCTACACCGGCACCCCAGCCCCCTAACCCCGCCACACCCGCCCCGCCCCGCCGCCGCCCCGCCCCGCCGCGCCGCCCCGCCCCGCCGCGCCGCCCCGCCCCGCCGCGCCGCGCCGCCCCGCCGCGTCGATCTAGGGAGAATCGTGGTGATCAGAGATCACCTGGCAGTGATTCTCCCTAGATCGACGCGTAAGGTGCTGCGGCATGACCGGTACGCCGTACTCGCACTGCTCCTACTGCGGCGCCGCCTACCCGGCGGCCGGGTGGCCGCGGGTCTGTGCGGCCTGCGGCGAGACCGTCTGGCGCAACCCGCTGCCCGTCGCGGTGGCGGTGCTGCCGGTCCGCACCGCCGATGGCCTGGGTGTGGTGGTGGTCCGCCGGGACATCGAGCCGGCCCGCGGGCTGCTCGCGCTGCCGGGCGGTTTCATCGAGTACGGCGAGGAGTGGTCCGACGCGCTGGTCCGTGAGCTGCGGGAGGAGACCGGGCTGGTGGCGGCAGCCGAGGACGCCCGGCTGTTCGCGGTGCACGGCGCCCCGGCGGGCGGCACGATGATCGTCTTCGGGGTGCTGCCCGAGCGGCGAGCGGAGGAGCTGCCGCCGTCGGCGCCGACCGAGGAAGCGACCGAGTGGCTGGTGCTCACCGAGCCGGTCGAGCTGGCGTTCTCGACCCACACCCGGGTGCTCGCCGACTTCCTCACCCCCGACCGCCGGCGCTGACCTCTCCCAGCCCCGGCCGAGCACCCCATCCGGCCAGCCCCGCCCGCACCACTCCGCCGTTCTGCCCGCCCGGGCGCGCCGCGCGAGATCGTGCTACATCCTGGAAGTAGTGGCATCGGCAGCGGGCGAGGC is part of the Micromonospora cremea genome and encodes:
- a CDS encoding FtsX-like permease family protein codes for the protein MTATANPSRTAARPTGGGLAARRAVIRWAVRLFRREWRQQLLAIALLTVAVTGATFGLAATWNLPPSSDATFGRADQLIRIPGDDPAALDTRVTAAREWFGTIDVIGHRRVPVPGLFDPVDVRAQDPAGAYGGPMLDLRQGRYPTGPAELAVTDGVARALRAGLGARVPFGDADRLIVGVVENPADLHDEFALTDPAHANRPQSVTVLVAGDHDTMEAFRRTVDGPLVRESRPVAERTTLTLAALALATVGLLLVSLVAAAGFVVLAQRRLRQLGMLAAMGATRRHLRLVLLVNGAAVGVVAAVCGTAVGVAAWLVTAGFVETAAGHRIGRFDLPWLTIGVGMLLAVVTATAAAWWPARAVARTPIMSALSARPPAPPAARRTAVAAAALLAAGLTALVLSDGSNPLLIVVGSVGTVLGVLLASPLTIPALAAARGGLPVAVRLALADLARYRVRAGAALAAISLAVGLSAAIVVGSAAAEYRSREAAGLGNLADSQLLVRIGQPDPVIPERTAAEIAALHARTDTIAASVGGAIVIPLDMAVVASHTDPGREGGPTGHPAVEIGVPRAAGESTTSHPLYVVSPELLRLNGAAGMAVDADTDVLTTRTGELALMNIPARGVRPTVRTLARSGYTGLPDSLITPAALDRHGWQPARVGWFLTADHPLTSAQLATAQELAAAAGLTIEARREQGSLTALRTGATVAGVLLALGVLATTVGLIRGEAAADLRTLTATGASRRVRRTLTATTAGALALLGAVLGVAGAYLALAAALHRDLDPLGAVPVAHLVAIVSGLLLVATGAGWLLAGRPPPSLARRVLD
- a CDS encoding ABC transporter ATP-binding protein produces the protein MSVVLTLRQVSKVYGAGAAAVHALRGVDLDVVAGELVAVMGPSGSGKSTLLTIAGTLEEPTDGQVTVCGSELATLSADATARLRRRSLGFVFQDLNLLAGLSAAENVALPLELDGMAARPARAAALRVLDELGLTDRAGHFPDDLSGGERQRVAIARAVVGDRRLLLADEPTGALDAANGEAVLRMLRSACKRGIAGVMVTHDAQLASWADRVIFIRDGRVVDQTAPSAGPDALLAPDPAL
- a CDS encoding PadR family transcriptional regulator; translated protein: MSIRHAMLALLTEAPKYGLQLRQEFEARTGEVWPLNVGQVYTTLQRLEREGHVQSDDAGRDGAQKRYRLTADGERELYGWLRTPPQAGPPPRDELVMKVQVAMRLPQVDVTEILQAHRRRIVEEMQHYTHLKADAAPEDVGLGLVVDAELFRLEAVVRWLDAADARLRTRPTPPADAASAPPAADAPAGRTTRADRDKTSGARR
- a CDS encoding TMEM175 family protein, yielding MAAAADEVEQPDAGLRMSETDRLTAFSDGVFAIVITLLVIELRVPEYHKGELLTGLLDEGASYLAFVVSFVYVGVLWLNHHALVRLIRATTLALSWINLGILFGAVIIPFPTAVLASALTHGDTADRRAAVALYALAAALMSAPWLVFFGYLRRHPALLRRGVSPDYVRAQRLRPVTGLVLYGLSGLLGWFVNPMLGLIGVIVMIMYHAFTSEGLRRRAAHR
- a CDS encoding nucleotidyltransferase family protein; this encodes MGQLPVIAGLLLAAGAGRRYGRPKALVELAGEPLVRRGIRLLRDGGCAPVHVVLGAGADELPALPGAVPVRHDRWQEGLGSSLRRGLASLPVDAPAVVVILVDQPLISPVAVRRVLRAHADGAAVAVATYAGRPGHPVLLGRSTWPLLEGYAVGDRGARDLLRARPDLVVEVPCDDAGSPVDVDTPADLPGA
- a CDS encoding 2Fe-2S iron-sulfur cluster-binding protein; the protein is MRGGPESETTTDERHSSQVAFDVNDARRELTLDNRTTLLDALRERLGLTGAKKGCDHGQCGSCTVLLDGRRVKSCLVFAVTLDGRSVVTVEGLAGPDELSPLQAAFVAHDAFQCGYCTPGQLCSARGMLDEVARGWPSAVTDDLTAPAELTDAEIRERMAGNLCRCAAYPHIVAAVRETAAAR
- a CDS encoding FAD binding domain-containing protein — protein: MRPFRYHRPAGVTDAVAVLAAEPQAAYLAGGTNLVDLMKLGVQRPDLLVDVTRLPLDAVEELPDGGLRIGATVRNSDLAAHPVVRRDYPVLARALLAAASGQLRNLATTGGNLLQRTRCVYFQDTGKACNKREPGSGCAARHGQNRDLAVLDWSDLCVATHPSDLAVALAALDAVVEVHEPDGPRDVPLAALHRSPGEHPERETTLARGALITAVRLPHLPAARRSAYLKVRDRASFAFAVGSVAAVLDLDGDVVRDVRLAYGAVAHRPWRAYRAEEELRGRPFSPELAARAADAELAEARPLRHNGFKLPLTRAITVRALTELAEGTPAP
- a CDS encoding xanthine dehydrogenase family protein molybdopterin-binding subunit, producing MTTGAVGRAYSRLEGREKVTGTARYAVEYPVDGVTYGWAVPAAVVRGRITRVDAAPALALPGVLAVVHHGNAPRLAPGPERDLWLLQEPAVHYRGQLIAVVVATSLEAAREGARLVRIDYDAGPHSTVLTAEHPGLYRPDQVNPSYPTDTAEGDFDAGYAAAPVRMDATYRTPAYHNNPMEPHATTAQWRDGRLLVHDSNQGAAPVQAALAELFELPRESVRVITEHVGGGFGGKGYAKAAVVLAALAARQVDRPVRLALTRQQVFGPVGYRTPTIQRVRLAADTDGRITAICHDAISQTSTLREFAEQTAVYTRSMYAAPHRRTTHRLVRLDVPTPFWMRAPGECPGAYALESAMDELATAVGIDPVELRIRNDPAVDPELGRAFTSRNLVACLREGARRFGWAERDPAPRARRDGRWLVGTGVAGASYPARARAAAATATARPDGGFLVRIDATDIGTGARTALWQVAADALGVPPDRVDIQIGDSDLPPAGVAGGSMGTASWTWAVIRACEALREKLRHTPGGGPSDGEVTAEVSTADEVREQPALPRYAYGAHFVEVRVDADTGEVRVNRMLGVFAAGRVVNPTTARSQLIGGMTMGLSMAMHEEGVLDERYGDWVNHDLATYHITGCADVERIEAHWLDEQDGELNPAGVKGIGEIGIVGSAAAITNAVHHATGVRIRDLPIRLDKLIGLSPLA
- a CDS encoding ArsR/SmtB family transcription factor, producing the protein MHAFDVLGDPVRRRILELLADGEQTAGAVSAVIREEFGISQPAVSQHLKVLRDNGFATVRPEGARRLYAVDPRPLREVDGWLEHFRRFWTPPLAALATELARGRRERRLHGPADPPEERNPQ
- a CDS encoding SRPBCC family protein — its product is MIDAIEQINAVQRHVGSRTLEAGEARVSTLSQTYDATIEDLWDACTNAERIPRWFLPISGDLRLHGRYQLEGNASGTIESCDPPHRFTATWEFAGEVSWIEVRLTPVDNERTRFELDHIAHVDQDRWAQFGPGAVGVGWDLGLLGLASYLAGDGSGVSPEQSVEWSASDEGRRFTELSSELWGQASIAAGTDADEAKAAAERTTAFYTGTPAP